The following coding sequences lie in one Cyanobacterium sp. Dongsha4 genomic window:
- a CDS encoding glycosyltransferase family 39 protein has product MALTTRVKLRGNKNSSLTRNQVIISLLLIWLFSFGCDRIWFSLDNTIPAWDPSEYLNGVTVYQDALRNPRWFDGAWWREFWLLSNKVPPLMYIITSPFFMILGGSVDHGNLVLSLFNLILLISLFLLGRLFFNDKIALFACILIQLIPSLYYYRLEFLLDFPLTVIIIFSFTCFSYWYFNHGKYSWLLSILSGISFGLGVLLKQTFAFFIFIPITYSFFNLLFLRQWQKLTQLLISFTCAIIIFYPWYRTNWLLIFTSGKRATIDSAIIEGDPPLNTLKAWTFYGEILPYLLSWVVTLFALFGLVYLIVKYFSLKSSKYKNIWSFLGSNFYQNQRHQKETIKVTIWLGVYLIGGYLLSSLNINKDIRYILPLIPVLALIISALIYSYQGKGKRIIKIVLVFISILLMMFNYFPLGGNWLTAKLSPKMQNFPYMGKPWATPEIIPAAIETTPYLRANIGVLPSTPEINQHNISFYGSIPRFKVFGRQVGTNEKFIPQDINSMDWFLTKTGYQGSIPDSQKIIVNQVENNGQFTLVKNWSLPDDSQLKLYYKKLPSNEVKPLNTHNSKLNLVEINIPPIFKQGVKIPVSYQWSGSWDNLVKGILILDWQSVTNPQQKWTHDHALAMGNLHSLNIGNFDSSKDFLITENTAMFVPNNMPDGDYILKATYLDKKNGESYPLSLPKIVVKVAQNSPPIPTDSELDLISQLRIFAPNLSQGIEGLDPVFAQVGRINQYDPTQDYLKAAQKAMKYRLQQEENINYLYTLLLAQVLQQNVEGAIASAQELVTINPDNAFNHAYLSFLYLYDWRGKEGEKALKPALELQPEVKEFQYLEGISALMQGNLLKAWQIYQNIVSQDVF; this is encoded by the coding sequence ATGGCGTTAACCACAAGAGTAAAGCTAAGGGGAAACAAGAATAGTAGTCTGACTCGAAATCAAGTTATTATTTCTTTATTGTTAATTTGGCTTTTTAGTTTTGGATGCGATCGCATTTGGTTCAGTTTAGATAATACCATACCTGCGTGGGATCCTTCTGAATATTTGAATGGGGTGACGGTTTATCAAGATGCGTTGAGAAATCCCCGATGGTTTGATGGTGCATGGTGGCGGGAATTTTGGCTACTCTCGAATAAAGTACCGCCTTTAATGTATATTATTACTTCCCCTTTTTTTATGATTTTAGGGGGAAGTGTAGATCATGGAAATCTTGTTTTATCACTGTTTAATTTAATATTATTAATCTCTTTATTTTTATTAGGAAGATTATTTTTTAATGACAAAATAGCTCTATTTGCCTGTATTTTAATTCAGTTAATCCCTAGTTTATACTATTATCGTCTTGAATTTCTCCTAGATTTTCCCCTGACAGTTATCATTATTTTTAGTTTTACTTGTTTTAGTTATTGGTATTTTAATCATGGTAAATACTCTTGGTTGCTTAGTATTTTATCAGGAATTTCTTTCGGTTTAGGAGTCTTATTAAAACAAACTTTTGCTTTCTTTATTTTTATACCCATTACCTATAGTTTTTTCAATCTTCTTTTTCTTCGTCAGTGGCAAAAACTGACTCAATTACTTATTAGTTTTACCTGTGCAATTATTATTTTTTACCCTTGGTATCGCACCAATTGGTTATTAATTTTTACCTCTGGAAAAAGGGCAACTATAGACTCTGCTATCATTGAAGGAGACCCCCCTTTAAATACCCTTAAAGCATGGACTTTCTACGGGGAAATTTTACCTTATTTACTGTCATGGGTAGTTACATTATTTGCTTTATTTGGTCTAGTTTATTTAATTGTTAAATATTTTAGTTTAAAATCCTCTAAATATAAAAATATCTGGTCATTTTTAGGAAGCAATTTTTATCAAAATCAACGCCATCAAAAAGAAACCATTAAAGTAACTATATGGTTGGGAGTATATCTAATAGGTGGTTATCTATTATCCTCATTAAATATTAATAAAGATATTCGTTATATATTACCTTTAATACCAGTATTAGCTTTAATTATTTCTGCTTTAATTTATAGCTATCAAGGAAAAGGAAAACGGATTATAAAAATAGTATTAGTCTTTATTTCTATTCTCTTAATGATGTTTAATTATTTCCCTTTAGGAGGTAATTGGTTAACGGCAAAACTTAGTCCTAAAATGCAAAATTTTCCCTATATGGGAAAGCCATGGGCAACCCCTGAAATTATCCCTGCCGCTATAGAAACAACTCCTTATTTAAGGGCAAATATAGGAGTTTTACCTTCTACTCCTGAAATTAACCAACATAATATTTCCTTTTATGGTTCAATTCCTCGTTTTAAAGTATTTGGCAGACAAGTAGGCACAAATGAAAAATTTATCCCTCAAGATATTAATTCAATGGATTGGTTTTTAACTAAGACTGGTTATCAGGGTTCAATTCCAGACTCTCAAAAAATAATTGTTAATCAAGTAGAAAATAATGGTCAATTTACTTTAGTAAAAAATTGGTCTTTACCTGATGATAGTCAATTAAAATTATATTATAAAAAGTTACCAAGCAATGAAGTAAAACCTCTTAATACGCATAATAGTAAACTTAATTTAGTGGAAATAAATATTCCTCCAATATTTAAACAAGGTGTAAAGATTCCCGTTAGTTATCAATGGTCTGGCTCATGGGATAATTTAGTTAAAGGAATTCTCATTTTAGACTGGCAATCTGTGACTAATCCTCAACAAAAATGGACTCATGATCATGCTTTAGCAATGGGTAATTTACACTCTTTAAATATTGGTAATTTTGATAGCAGTAAAGATTTTTTAATCACAGAAAATACGGCAATGTTTGTGCCTAATAATATGCCTGATGGAGACTATATTTTAAAAGCGACTTATTTAGATAAAAAAAATGGAGAAAGTTATCCTCTTTCTTTACCTAAGATAGTAGTTAAAGTTGCTCAAAATTCTCCTCCTATTCCAACTGATAGCGAGTTAGATTTAATCAGTCAATTAAGGATATTTGCCCCCAATTTATCTCAAGGTATTGAAGGTTTAGATCCTGTTTTCGCTCAAGTTGGTAGAATTAATCAGTATGATCCTACCCAAGATTATCTGAAGGCTGCACAAAAGGCAATGAAATATCGACTTCAACAAGAGGAAAATATTAATTATCTTTATACCCTTCTTCTTGCTCAAGTGTTACAACAAAATGTTGAAGGTGCGATCGCATCTGCTCAGGAATTAGTTACAATAAATCCAGATAATGCCTTTAACCATGCTTATTTAAGTTTCTTGTATCTCTATGATTGGCGAGGAAAAGAAGGAGAAAAAGCTTTAAAACCGGCTTTAGAATTGCAACCAGAGGTAAAAGAGTTTCAATACTTAGAAGGAATTAGCGCTTTGATGCAGGGCAATCTATTAAAAGCATGGCAAATTTACCAAAACATAGTTTCTCAAGATGTTTTTTAA
- a CDS encoding GTP-binding protein, whose product MASKPVVTSLYSLARTSLQQSVSWYSSQRRHWNYPPNADLQGAVRDDLRALRAASEKLEQQIIKIAAFGLVSRGKSSVINALLGEKVLDTGPINGVTKWPKSVSWNPPSGKVKIELIDTPGLDEIDGETRANMAREISAQADLILFVIAGDITRTEYLALLELRQALKPLILVFNKIDLFPETDLDTIYQQLQQLSNQTHKPLFTPDEIVLISAQPQPLPVRIELPDGSVGEEWEYPAPMIQPLQEKILQILNREGKALLALNSLTQAKVAQKNIARKTIEMRGKEAEEIIWRYGKYKALIVAVNPIAFLDLMGGFVSDLMMIRALARLYGLPITSYEAGRLWQTIIKSLGSLLLGEVASMMMLGWAKTGAIISSLWENPSGFTMIASTALTQGAIAAYGSYIVGKSTQVYLENGCTWGNYGLDTVIGEIIAQSPPDAIISRLRG is encoded by the coding sequence ATGGCATCTAAACCCGTTGTTACTTCCTTATATTCCTTAGCCCGTACGAGCTTACAACAGTCTGTATCATGGTATTCTAGTCAACGCCGTCATTGGAATTATCCCCCAAATGCAGACTTACAGGGGGCGGTAAGAGATGATTTAAGGGCGTTGAGGGCAGCTAGTGAAAAGTTAGAGCAACAAATCATTAAAATAGCCGCTTTTGGTTTAGTTAGTCGGGGAAAATCTTCCGTAATTAATGCTTTACTGGGAGAAAAAGTTTTAGATACAGGGCCTATTAATGGTGTCACCAAATGGCCTAAATCGGTTTCATGGAATCCCCCCAGTGGCAAAGTAAAGATAGAGTTAATCGACACTCCGGGGTTAGATGAAATTGACGGCGAAACAAGGGCAAATATGGCAAGGGAAATTTCTGCCCAAGCGGATTTAATTTTATTTGTGATTGCAGGGGATATTACTCGCACGGAATATTTGGCTTTATTGGAGTTAAGACAGGCTTTAAAACCTTTAATTTTAGTTTTTAATAAAATTGATTTATTTCCCGAAACGGATTTAGATACTATCTATCAACAATTACAACAGTTAAGCAATCAAACCCATAAGCCTTTATTTACCCCTGATGAAATCGTGTTAATTTCTGCCCAACCGCAACCCCTACCCGTAAGAATTGAATTGCCTGATGGTAGTGTTGGCGAAGAATGGGAATATCCAGCACCAATGATTCAACCTTTACAAGAAAAAATCTTACAAATTCTTAACCGTGAGGGTAAGGCTTTATTAGCACTTAATTCTCTAACTCAAGCAAAAGTAGCCCAGAAAAATATTGCCCGTAAAACTATTGAGATGAGGGGTAAGGAAGCGGAGGAGATTATTTGGCGTTATGGCAAGTATAAGGCTTTGATTGTGGCAGTAAATCCCATTGCTTTTCTGGATTTAATGGGAGGTTTTGTCTCTGATTTGATGATGATTCGTGCTTTGGCTAGGCTTTACGGTTTACCTATCACCAGTTATGAAGCAGGAAGGTTATGGCAAACTATCATTAAAAGTCTCGGTAGTCTCTTGTTGGGGGAGGTGGCTTCTATGATGATGTTGGGGTGGGCTAAAACTGGGGCAATTATTAGCAGTTTATGGGAAAATCCTTCTGGTTTTACAATGATTGCCTCTACTGCCTTGACTCAAGGTGCGATCGCAGCTTATGGTTCTTATATAGTAGGAAAGAGTACCCAAGTTTATTTAGAGAACGGATGTACATGGGGAAATTATGGTTTAGATACGGTGATTGGAGAAATTATTGCTCAATCTCCCCCTGATGCGATTATATCCCGTTTGAGAGGATAG
- the psb35 gene encoding photosystem II assembly protein Psb35: MINHLSLEFLAVAGEFPVYFVAVYVVGFIAAVVIGSIAWYSSKRPVGWEDAEKPNFIPEVKTKENEENKE, from the coding sequence ATGATTAATCACTTATCTTTAGAGTTTTTAGCTGTTGCAGGGGAATTTCCCGTATATTTCGTTGCTGTTTATGTGGTGGGTTTTATTGCGGCGGTTGTAATAGGTTCGATCGCATGGTATAGCTCAAAACGTCCTGTTGGTTGGGAAGATGCAGAAAAACCAAACTTTATTCCCGAAGTCAAAACCAAAGAAAATGAAGAAAATAAAGAATAA
- a CDS encoding LysR family transcriptional regulator, with amino-acid sequence MSDIPFSLDQLRILKAIADEGSFKRAADSLFVSQPAISLQIQNLEKQLSVPLFDRGGRKAQLTEAGNLLLAYGEKIITLCQETCRAIEDLQNLQGGTLIVGASQTTGTYLLPRMIGLFHQKYPYVSVQLQVHSTRRTSWAVANGQVDLAIIGGEVPTELHDVLEIIPYAEDELALIIPPNHPLAEQETIAKEDLYNLNYITLDSQSTIRKVLDQVLTRCEINTSDLKIEMELNSIEAIKNAVQSGLGASFVSVTAIEKELKMGIIHRAYIDDVEIKRTLSVIVNSNRYRSKAAEAFIKEILPQFSSENHVSELDKLSKNNKQYLVIENDKGII; translated from the coding sequence ATGTCAGATATTCCTTTTTCTCTTGACCAATTACGGATTCTAAAAGCCATTGCTGATGAAGGTAGCTTTAAACGAGCGGCTGATAGCTTATTTGTGTCTCAACCGGCTATTAGTTTACAAATCCAAAATTTAGAAAAACAATTATCCGTACCCTTATTTGATAGGGGAGGAAGGAAAGCTCAACTGACAGAAGCAGGTAATTTACTTCTTGCCTATGGTGAAAAAATTATTACCCTTTGTCAAGAAACCTGTCGTGCGATCGAAGACTTACAAAATTTACAGGGTGGGACTTTAATTGTCGGGGCTTCTCAAACTACAGGTACATATCTTTTACCTCGTATGATAGGCTTATTTCACCAAAAGTATCCCTATGTTTCTGTTCAACTACAGGTTCACTCTACCAGACGCACATCATGGGCAGTGGCAAATGGGCAGGTTGACTTGGCTATCATTGGTGGGGAAGTGCCAACAGAATTACATGATGTTTTAGAAATCATCCCTTATGCGGAAGATGAATTAGCCTTGATTATACCTCCGAATCATCCTTTAGCGGAACAAGAGACCATTGCTAAAGAAGATTTATATAATCTCAACTATATTACCTTAGATTCTCAATCGACTATTCGTAAAGTTTTAGATCAAGTTTTAACTCGTTGTGAGATTAATACCAGTGATTTGAAAATTGAAATGGAGTTAAATTCGATCGAAGCTATTAAAAACGCTGTACAATCGGGATTGGGGGCTTCTTTTGTGTCTGTGACTGCTATTGAGAAAGAGCTAAAAATGGGCATTATTCACCGAGCCTATATTGACGATGTAGAGATAAAAAGAACACTATCTGTCATTGTTAATTCTAATCGTTATCGTTCTAAAGCGGCAGAGGCTTTTATCAAAGAAATATTACCTCAGTTTTCTAGTGAAAATCATGTGTCGGAATTAGATAAACTTTCCAAAAATAATAAGCAATACTTAGTCATAGAAAATGATAAAGGAATAATTTAG
- a CDS encoding NnrU family protein, producing the protein MNNSHFIIIALLFTFAIAHSGLAALRMWAEKKIGARLYRVFFALVSIPLATVLIIYFFNHRYDGLVLWQVQDISGIKETVWILSFISFIFLYPATFNLLEIAAVAKPEVHLYETGIIRISRHPQMVGQVIWCIAHTIWLGTTFTLVTSFGLIAHHLFAVWHGDYRLTKRYGEAFIKVKERTSIIPFLAIIDGRQKLEIKEFFRPAYVGVTGFVLLFWWLHPWLMTATSRINL; encoded by the coding sequence ATGAACAATAGCCATTTTATCATCATTGCCCTACTATTCACATTTGCGATCGCACATAGTGGGTTAGCCGCCTTGAGAATGTGGGCAGAGAAAAAAATAGGAGCTAGGCTATACAGAGTTTTTTTCGCCCTTGTTAGCATACCTTTAGCCACTGTATTGATTATTTATTTTTTCAATCATCGCTACGATGGTTTGGTATTATGGCAAGTACAAGATATTTCAGGAATTAAAGAAACAGTGTGGATTCTCTCTTTCATTTCTTTTATCTTCCTCTATCCCGCCACTTTTAACCTATTAGAAATAGCCGCCGTTGCCAAACCAGAAGTTCATCTCTACGAAACAGGTATTATCCGTATTTCCCGTCATCCGCAAATGGTAGGGCAGGTAATATGGTGTATTGCTCACACCATTTGGTTAGGTACTACTTTTACCCTCGTTACATCCTTCGGTTTAATTGCTCATCATCTGTTTGCTGTTTGGCATGGGGATTATCGCTTAACAAAACGTTACGGAGAAGCCTTTATAAAAGTTAAAGAAAGAACATCTATAATTCCCTTTCTCGCAATAATAGACGGCAGACAAAAGCTAGAAATAAAAGAATTTTTCCGCCCTGCCTATGTGGGAGTAACGGGCTTTGTTTTGCTATTTTGGTGGCTTCACCCTTGGTTAATGACAGCAACCAGTAGAATAAATCTTTAA
- a CDS encoding thioredoxin family protein, with protein sequence MISVNQDTFNQQVLESSQTVLVNFWAPWCGLCMMLNPILSQLESQWEGELKIASINADDNLQLANTHRLKNLPTLILYNKGKIIHRFEGFHSREDLYSTVNNIMLSFVPESA encoded by the coding sequence ATGATTTCTGTCAACCAAGATACTTTTAATCAACAAGTTTTAGAATCATCTCAAACTGTGTTAGTTAATTTTTGGGCGCCTTGGTGTGGTTTATGTATGATGCTTAATCCGATTTTGAGTCAGCTAGAATCTCAGTGGGAAGGAGAATTAAAAATTGCGAGTATCAATGCTGATGACAACTTACAATTAGCTAATACTCACCGTCTCAAAAATTTGCCTACACTTATTCTGTACAACAAAGGAAAGATAATTCATCGTTTTGAGGGCTTTCACAGTCGAGAGGATTTATATAGTACAGTTAATAATATTATGCTTAGTTTTGTTCCTGAGTCAGCTTGA
- the coaD gene encoding pantetheine-phosphate adenylyltransferase, with product MIAIYPGSFDPITLGHLDLIKRSSILFEKVIVAVLKNPNKKPLFSIEKRVQQITQCVNNIPNIEVDSFTGLTVEYAKKKKAGVLLRGLRVMSDFEQELQMAHINKTLENSLETVFLATNTELSFISSSVVKEIAKLGGEIEHLVPPTIAEDLRIYLSK from the coding sequence ATGATAGCTATTTACCCCGGCAGTTTTGACCCTATAACCTTGGGACATTTAGACTTAATAAAAAGAAGTAGTATTTTATTTGAAAAAGTTATTGTTGCAGTCCTAAAAAATCCTAACAAAAAACCTTTATTTTCCATCGAAAAAAGAGTTCAACAAATCACACAATGTGTAAATAATATTCCTAATATAGAAGTTGATAGTTTTACTGGCTTAACGGTGGAATATGCCAAGAAAAAAAAGGCAGGAGTATTACTCAGGGGCTTAAGAGTTATGTCTGATTTTGAGCAAGAATTACAGATGGCACATATTAACAAAACTCTTGAAAATAGCCTAGAAACCGTTTTTTTAGCAACTAATACGGAACTTAGTTTTATTAGTAGTAGTGTAGTCAAAGAAATTGCTAAATTGGGGGGAGAAATAGAGCATTTAGTTCCCCCTACCATAGCAGAAGATCTAAGAATTTATTTGAGCAAATAA
- a CDS encoding ribonuclease D — protein MSLNQFQVCEGDLSPEIFRQYSESDCLAMDTETMGLIPQRDRLCLVQVCDRSGLVTAIRIAKGQTEAPLLQKLLENPDITKIFHYARFDVAQFKNTFGVETKSIFCTKIASKIARTYTQSHGLKSLVQELEGVELDKKAQSSDWGNVNSLTPEQLSYAANDVRYLIPVKDKLITMLQREDRWSLTQRCFEAISLFVDLDLMYYNNVFEHQS, from the coding sequence ATGTCTTTAAATCAATTTCAGGTGTGTGAAGGGGATTTATCTCCCGAAATTTTCCGTCAATATTCAGAATCTGACTGTTTGGCAATGGATACAGAAACTATGGGCTTAATCCCTCAGCGCGATCGCCTCTGTTTAGTACAAGTGTGCGATCGCAGTGGTTTAGTTACAGCCATTCGCATTGCCAAAGGACAAACAGAAGCCCCTTTATTACAGAAACTCTTAGAAAATCCTGACATCACTAAAATTTTCCACTATGCCCGTTTCGATGTAGCTCAATTTAAAAATACTTTTGGAGTAGAAACAAAATCTATTTTCTGCACTAAAATCGCCAGTAAAATTGCCCGTACTTATACTCAAAGTCACGGCTTAAAAAGTCTAGTACAAGAATTAGAAGGGGTTGAGTTAGACAAAAAAGCCCAAAGTTCCGATTGGGGGAATGTTAATAGTCTAACACCCGAACAATTGAGCTATGCCGCCAATGATGTTCGTTATCTTATCCCCGTGAAAGATAAATTAATTACAATGTTACAAAGAGAAGACCGTTGGTCATTAACTCAAAGATGCTTTGAAGCTATTTCTCTTTTTGTTGACTTAGATTTGATGTATTACAACAATGTTTTTGAACATCAGTCATAA
- a CDS encoding DUF6679 family protein, whose translation MLDRKIYQIYKEGCDVSIFLRDQQRWIEDARIIGIEGDIVTIRYEMDEDYENSSWEEFVRLDSIGAVSRKLASVPRGYTDLLVSDECPEAEQIYPRHQDQDL comes from the coding sequence ATGTTAGACCGCAAGATCTATCAAATTTACAAAGAAGGTTGTGATGTCTCTATTTTCTTGCGGGATCAACAACGTTGGATTGAAGATGCACGTATCATCGGCATAGAAGGTGACATCGTGACCATCCGTTATGAAATGGACGAAGATTACGAAAATAGCTCGTGGGAAGAATTTGTCCGTTTAGATAGTATTGGTGCAGTTAGTCGTAAACTAGCATCTGTTCCTCGGGGCTATACGGATTTATTAGTTTCTGATGAGTGTCCTGAAGCAGAACAAATTTACCCTCGTCATCAGGATCAAGACCTCTAA
- the dnaG gene encoding DNA primase, producing the protein MEIGNFRLHPDTIAEVKERVDLVEIVSDYVVIQKRGRQYTGLCPFHEEKTPSFTVNPTKQLYYCFGCGAGGGAIKFLMEIGKQSFKDVILNLAQRYQIPVKTLGAEEQKEIQKQISLQEQLYEILAVANYFYQHSLQQEEGKFALDYLLNQRGLSKENIEEYKLGYAPSGWNTLYNYLVEIKNYPLLLVEQAGLIKKKSKGDGYIDYFRDRLTIPIQDNQGRIIAFGARSLDGSEPKYLNSPETDLFSKSKTLFGINYAQSEIIKQDKVIVVEGYFDAIALQLAGIKNVVAVLGTALTEKHIKQLSRYTQSKEIIVNFDADKAGVKATERAIKEVESLVYAGQIKLKILTIPEGKDADEFLKSDENSINKYQELISKAPLWLDWQIEQLIEGYNLTKSDDYEIVFSALSRLLNKISNQATRDVYLSSCAEILSSKRSNLIGLNSEEFKRIYQSLHQSLKQFNNGFNRKKYYKSLGKSFQNQQTSEAEFLLLLVYIHCPSYREQILDLLEEKDLVFSLAHHRFLWQKIHEVPVSQVMEKNTNYLLLTLQETIIDNSEFNQLLIPLFHIQENRQPILSDPSHYIQAAIASLETINLEKYKQYCQQKYSEFSQENNYEKMDFYQQEIINAINELERLKSLRKD; encoded by the coding sequence ATGGAAATAGGAAATTTTCGCTTACATCCAGATACCATCGCAGAGGTGAAAGAAAGAGTTGATTTAGTGGAAATTGTTTCTGATTATGTGGTGATTCAGAAAAGAGGCAGACAATATACAGGATTATGCCCTTTTCATGAGGAGAAAACCCCTAGCTTTACCGTCAATCCTACCAAGCAATTATATTACTGTTTCGGTTGCGGGGCAGGAGGAGGGGCGATTAAATTCTTAATGGAAATTGGTAAACAGTCTTTTAAGGATGTTATTTTAAATTTGGCTCAAAGGTATCAAATACCTGTTAAAACTTTGGGGGCTGAGGAGCAAAAAGAGATTCAAAAACAGATTTCTTTACAAGAGCAATTATATGAAATTTTAGCGGTAGCAAATTATTTTTATCAACATAGTTTACAGCAAGAGGAAGGAAAATTTGCCTTAGACTATTTACTTAATCAAAGAGGTTTAAGCAAAGAAAATATTGAGGAATATAAATTAGGATATGCTCCTAGTGGTTGGAATACTTTATATAATTATTTAGTGGAAATTAAAAACTATCCCTTATTATTAGTAGAACAAGCAGGATTAATTAAAAAAAAATCAAAAGGAGATGGTTACATTGACTATTTTCGAGATCGTCTTACTATTCCTATTCAAGATAATCAAGGTAGAATCATCGCTTTTGGGGCGAGAAGTTTAGATGGAAGTGAGCCAAAATATTTAAACTCTCCTGAAACGGATTTATTTTCTAAAAGTAAAACTTTATTTGGGATTAATTACGCCCAATCAGAAATTATCAAACAAGATAAAGTAATAGTAGTAGAGGGTTATTTTGATGCTATTGCTTTACAACTAGCAGGAATTAAAAATGTGGTGGCGGTGTTGGGTACTGCTTTGACAGAAAAGCATATTAAACAACTATCTCGCTATACTCAATCCAAGGAAATCATTGTTAATTTTGATGCAGACAAAGCAGGAGTTAAAGCGACGGAAAGGGCAATAAAAGAAGTAGAAAGTTTAGTTTATGCAGGACAAATTAAGTTAAAAATTTTAACGATTCCTGAAGGTAAAGATGCAGATGAGTTTTTAAAATCTGATGAAAATAGTATTAATAAATATCAGGAATTAATTAGCAAAGCTCCCTTATGGTTAGATTGGCAAATTGAGCAATTAATTGAGGGTTATAATTTAACTAAAAGTGATGATTATGAAATTGTTTTCAGTGCTTTATCTCGACTATTAAATAAAATTAGTAATCAGGCGACTAGAGATGTTTATTTATCTTCTTGTGCGGAAATTTTAAGTAGTAAGAGAAGTAATTTAATTGGTCTAAATAGTGAGGAGTTTAAAAGGATATATCAAAGTCTCCATCAATCTCTAAAACAGTTTAATAATGGATTTAATCGCAAAAAATATTATAAGTCTTTAGGAAAATCTTTTCAAAATCAACAAACATCTGAGGCTGAGTTTTTATTACTGTTAGTTTATATTCACTGCCCTAGTTATCGAGAGCAAATTCTTGATTTATTAGAGGAAAAAGATTTAGTTTTTAGTTTGGCTCACCATCGTTTTTTATGGCAAAAAATTCACGAAGTACCTGTTAGTCAAGTTATGGAAAAAAATACTAATTATTTATTACTAACTCTCCAAGAAACTATTATTGATAATAGCGAATTTAATCAATTATTAATTCCTTTATTTCATATTCAAGAAAATAGACAACCTATATTATCTGATCCTTCCCATTATATCCAAGCTGCGATCGCATCTTTAGAAACTATTAATTTAGAAAAATATAAACAATATTGCCAACAAAAGTATAGTGAATTTAGTCAAGAAAATAATTATGAAAAAATGGATTTTTATCAACAAGAAATAATAAACGCAATTAATGAATTAGAAAGATTAAAGTCTTTAAGAAAGGATTAA
- a CDS encoding nucleotidyltransferase family protein, giving the protein MSLTSLLKEKRAEIIAIAAKHGAFNVRVFGSVATGKEKENSDIDFLIDYDPHKVTSWFPGGLLMDLQDLLGCKVDIVTEDGINHLIRDRVLREAKPL; this is encoded by the coding sequence ATGTCCTTGACATCTTTATTAAAAGAGAAACGAGCAGAAATAATAGCAATCGCCGCAAAGCATGGGGCTTTTAATGTTCGTGTTTTCGGCTCAGTGGCAACGGGTAAAGAGAAAGAAAATAGTGACATAGATTTTTTAATTGACTATGACCCACATAAGGTTACATCTTGGTTTCCGGGAGGGTTATTAATGGATTTACAAGATTTATTGGGGTGTAAAGTAGATATTGTTACCGAAGATGGAATTAATCATTTAATTAGAGATCGTGTTTTAAGAGAAGCAAAACCTTTATAA